In Gemmatimonadota bacterium, a single genomic region encodes these proteins:
- a CDS encoding ABC transporter permease, translated as MKTIFTIFKKEFKDITRDRRSMMMMFIIPMLLFPLLFTIAAVFTTRQAQKVRTKTLVVALITNGNAEAFRETLLNRDDLKIREDITEDIIPQLIRSDSIDAAIRVDEQFDAQIADLQRGQIHLYFKSSRDMDASRNRLTSLIRDYENQIINDRFQRLALDRTIVDPVQVRRHDIASQRERIGKSVGGFLPYIFVIMCFMGCMYPALDLGAGEKERATLETLLVAPVSKIQILLGKCGVIVLSGFASIANSFIGFFIAVMLQREIVARILDALQGMFEISSILLVLSLCLPLTIFFAAALMSVSIFAKSFKEAQSIMAPLNIIIIIPVFIGLLPGIELNAITSL; from the coding sequence ATGAAAACGATCTTCACCATCTTCAAAAAAGAATTTAAGGACATCACGCGCGACCGGCGTTCGATGATGATGATGTTCATCATACCAATGCTGTTATTCCCGCTGTTATTTACAATTGCGGCTGTCTTTACTACTCGTCAGGCCCAAAAAGTCAGAACCAAAACACTTGTAGTTGCCCTGATCACAAATGGCAATGCAGAGGCATTCCGCGAAACCCTTCTCAACCGCGACGACCTGAAAATACGAGAAGACATAACAGAAGACATAATCCCTCAGCTCATCCGCTCCGACAGCATAGATGCAGCCATTCGCGTTGACGAGCAATTCGATGCCCAAATCGCCGACTTACAGCGCGGCCAGATCCATCTCTATTTCAAATCCTCCAGAGATATGGACGCATCTCGCAATCGCCTGACAAGTCTGATTCGAGACTACGAAAACCAGATCATCAATGACCGATTCCAACGGCTTGCCCTCGACCGCACAATTGTGGATCCCGTGCAGGTCAGACGCCACGATATTGCTTCTCAACGGGAAAGAATCGGAAAAAGCGTGGGAGGTTTTCTGCCCTATATTTTTGTCATAATGTGTTTTATGGGATGTATGTATCCAGCCCTTGATCTGGGCGCAGGAGAAAAAGAACGCGCCACCCTCGAAACACTACTCGTTGCTCCCGTCAGCAAAATTCAGATCTTGCTGGGCAAATGTGGTGTAATTGTCCTATCGGGATTTGCGTCAATCGCCAATAGTTTTATCGGTTTTTTTATCGCCGTTATGTTACAACGAGAAATTGTCGCAAGAATCCTCGACGCGCTACAGGGCATGTTCGAAATATCATCCATCCTCCTGGTCCTTTCTCTGTGTCTGCCCTTAACCATCTTTTTTGCCGCCGCCTTAATGTCCGTCTCCATCTTTGCCAAATCTTTCAAAGAAGCGCAGAGCATTATGGCGCCCCTCAACATCATCATTATTATTCCCGTGTTTATCGGCCTCTTGCCCGGCATCGAACTCAATGCCATCACATCGCTGAT
- a CDS encoding ATP-binding cassette domain-containing protein, whose product MVIAKNIVKTFKLSRQQKREMGDGFQGNTIDAVCDISFTCQPGRVFALLGPNGAGKTTALRMIATMLKPTSGSISVAEYDTVTQSQAVRENLGFLTGNTGLYDRLTPNEMVRYFADLHGMTSADYNTRRDHLFALLDMEAFANRRIGKLSTGMKQKVSIVRTIIHDPDVIVFDEPTDGLDVVTSRNIVHLIRDCRNAGKTVIFSTHRMGEVSLLSDDLAIIHKGQLQFNGTLKDFHNQMQTPTLEDEFIRIVEQA is encoded by the coding sequence ATGGTTATCGCAAAAAATATTGTCAAAACTTTCAAATTATCGCGGCAGCAAAAACGCGAAATGGGAGATGGTTTTCAGGGCAACACCATCGACGCAGTATGCGACATCAGTTTCACCTGTCAGCCCGGTCGCGTCTTCGCGCTATTGGGTCCCAATGGCGCGGGAAAAACCACCGCATTGCGCATGATTGCCACCATGCTCAAACCCACTTCGGGCAGCATATCTGTCGCGGAATACGACACTGTAACACAAAGTCAAGCCGTACGCGAAAACCTCGGCTTTCTCACCGGCAACACGGGATTGTACGATCGCCTGACGCCCAATGAAATGGTGCGCTACTTTGCCGACCTGCACGGCATGACCAGTGCCGATTACAACACGCGGCGCGACCACCTCTTTGCCCTCCTCGACATGGAAGCCTTTGCAAACCGCCGCATTGGCAAACTCTCCACGGGCATGAAACAAAAAGTCTCCATTGTACGCACGATCATACACGACCCCGATGTCATTGTATTCGACGAACCCACCGACGGTCTCGACGTCGTCACCTCGCGCAATATCGTACATCTCATCCGCGACTGTCGAAACGCGGGAAAAACCGTCATCTTTTCCACACACCGCATGGGTGAAGTCAGCCTGCTCAGCGACGACCTCGCCATCATTCACAAAGGCCAATTGCAGTTTAACGGCACACTAAAAGACTTTCACAACCAGATGCAAACCCCCACGCTGGAAGACGAATTTATCCGCATCGTTGAACAGGCATAG
- a CDS encoding AAA family ATPase, with amino-acid sequence MMIKRLIVKNWRNFREFDVPLRERQFVVGANASGKSNLLDVFRFLRDIVKAEGGGLQKAVKDRGGVSKIRSLAARQDPEIAIEIHLADNAESPETWRYAIGIRQEPRGYRQPFLTYERVWKGDQQILDRPDADDEGDPQRLTQTFLEQINVNADFREIVLFLRDITYLHLVPQLLRFADSIQGRVVEDDPFGQGFLERIATVPERTRRSRLQKIEQALKIAVPQLEQLEFIREANTGRPHLQALYSHWRPNAGLQREDQFSDGTLRLLGLLWSLLESDSVLLLEEPELSLNAGIVSQLAPFISRMQRSRRPQVFVSTHSDALLTEKGIDGGEVLLLTPAREGTAIKIVSDIDEVQTLLEAGFTVGEAVLPRTRPEHAEQLSFLE; translated from the coding sequence ATGATGATCAAACGTCTTATTGTAAAAAACTGGCGCAATTTTCGAGAATTCGATGTTCCATTGCGCGAGCGTCAGTTTGTCGTAGGTGCAAATGCGTCCGGTAAGTCTAATCTTCTCGATGTTTTTCGCTTTCTTCGAGATATTGTAAAAGCAGAAGGCGGCGGATTGCAGAAAGCGGTCAAAGACCGCGGAGGTGTATCTAAAATCCGCAGCCTGGCGGCGCGACAAGATCCGGAAATTGCAATCGAAATTCACCTTGCAGACAATGCAGAATCCCCCGAAACCTGGCGATATGCGATAGGAATTAGGCAGGAACCTCGAGGTTATCGCCAGCCTTTTCTCACTTATGAACGCGTGTGGAAAGGTGATCAACAGATTCTTGATAGGCCAGATGCAGACGACGAAGGGGACCCACAGCGACTTACACAAACCTTTCTTGAGCAGATCAATGTCAATGCAGACTTTCGAGAGATTGTGCTTTTCTTGCGAGACATTACCTATTTACATCTGGTTCCTCAACTTTTGCGGTTTGCCGATTCGATTCAGGGCAGAGTTGTTGAAGATGACCCCTTTGGGCAAGGATTTTTGGAAAGAATTGCTACAGTCCCTGAGAGAACGCGCCGTTCCCGGTTGCAAAAAATTGAACAAGCCCTAAAAATTGCCGTGCCCCAACTTGAGCAATTGGAATTTATTCGCGAAGCAAACACGGGAAGACCTCATTTACAAGCCCTTTATTCCCACTGGCGCCCGAATGCGGGCTTACAACGCGAAGATCAATTTTCCGATGGAACGCTTCGTCTCCTGGGCTTATTATGGTCTCTTCTCGAGAGTGACTCCGTACTCTTATTGGAAGAGCCAGAGTTGTCATTAAATGCGGGCATTGTCTCTCAACTCGCACCGTTTATTTCCAGGATGCAAAGAAGCAGACGCCCCCAGGTATTTGTGAGTACACATAGCGATGCATTGCTTACAGAAAAAGGCATTGATGGCGGAGAAGTTTTGTTGCTTACACCAGCACGGGAAGGAACAGCGATTAAAATAGTCTCTGATATTGATGAAGTACAGACGCTCCTCGAAGCTGGTTTTACAGTTGGTGAAGCCGTGCTTCCAAGAACCAGACCTGAACATGCCGAACAGTTGAGCTTTTTAGAATGA
- a CDS encoding DUF418 domain-containing protein has protein sequence MDQRVLNSPVEVADRIESLDVLRGFAVLGILVMNIQSFAMPGAAYLNPTAYGDLNGINFFTWLVSYLLVDQKFMSIFSMLFGAGVCLFADRAEARSGRSAGLHYRRTFYLLVFGLVHAYFLWSGDILVAYALCGSVLFLFRNRSPRTLVVIGLVVFAVASVLSIGIGLTTEFIPEKDVADITATWAPDAAKIDAELLAYRSGWFAQQAQRTSDTLGMHTTVLPIEVFWQSAGIMLLGMALYRWHILSTARNDRFYCCLALIGFGVGVPIVAAGAWWNFAAGWNWERSMFLGSQFNYWGSLSMAFGYVGIVMLAVRRGWFSALQMRLAAAGRMAFTNYIAQTLICTTIFYGHGFGLFGRVARWQQAIVVIVVWGLQLWWSPLLMRRFRYGPLEWSWRALTYWRVPGR, from the coding sequence ATGGACCAACGCGTTCTAAACAGCCCTGTTGAGGTTGCAGATCGCATTGAGAGTCTGGATGTGTTGCGCGGCTTTGCTGTGCTTGGTATCCTGGTCATGAACATCCAGTCATTTGCAATGCCTGGGGCGGCGTACCTGAACCCGACGGCTTACGGCGATCTCAATGGTATCAACTTTTTTACCTGGCTGGTTAGCTACCTGCTCGTTGATCAGAAGTTTATGTCAATCTTTTCAATGCTCTTTGGTGCTGGGGTCTGCCTATTTGCCGATCGCGCCGAGGCTCGCAGTGGTCGCTCCGCTGGCTTGCACTACCGCCGCACATTCTATCTGCTCGTCTTCGGCCTTGTGCATGCCTATTTTTTGTGGTCGGGCGATATATTGGTTGCCTACGCGCTTTGCGGCTCCGTCCTCTTTCTTTTTAGGAATCGTTCGCCGCGGACGCTGGTGGTCATTGGCCTCGTTGTTTTTGCAGTGGCGAGTGTGCTGTCCATTGGAATAGGTCTGACAACAGAGTTTATTCCCGAAAAAGATGTGGCTGATATCACCGCGACGTGGGCACCAGATGCGGCCAAAATTGATGCGGAGTTGCTCGCTTATCGTAGCGGCTGGTTCGCACAGCAGGCACAACGGACTAGCGATACACTGGGAATGCACACGACGGTCCTGCCAATTGAAGTGTTTTGGCAATCCGCAGGTATCATGCTGCTGGGCATGGCCCTCTACCGTTGGCACATCCTGAGTACGGCCCGCAATGACCGATTCTACTGCTGCCTCGCGCTCATCGGGTTCGGTGTGGGCGTGCCGATTGTTGCTGCTGGAGCCTGGTGGAATTTTGCGGCCGGATGGAACTGGGAGCGTTCGATGTTCCTTGGGTCGCAGTTCAACTACTGGGGTAGCCTCTCTATGGCATTTGGATACGTGGGTATTGTGATGTTGGCGGTTCGGCGCGGATGGTTCTCTGCGTTACAGATGCGCCTGGCAGCAGCCGGGCGAATGGCGTTTACCAATTATATCGCACAAACGCTGATCTGCACGACTATTTTTTATGGGCATGGATTCGGGCTTTTCGGGCGGGTTGCACGCTGGCAACAGGCCATAGTTGTCATCGTTGTATGGGGCCTCCAACTCTGGTGGTCGCCGTTGCTGATGAGACGTTTTCGATATGGCCCGTTGGAATGGAGTTGGCGGGCACTGACCTACTGGCGGGTCCCGGGACGATAG
- a CDS encoding Gfo/Idh/MocA family oxidoreductase, translated as MDKLKLALIGCGGMGTRHLYGLRELAKTPFNNIELCALCDLNRDNAEMAAREAEQLLGSKPPVFTSIEEMVQAIPDLMAVDVVTDPSVHHTVVCEALDLGLHVLVEKPMAISVKACHAMNEAAERNGRKLSVAENYRRDPSARLTRHLLDTGRIGTPYMATLHALRGGNEIFITPWRHLKDRGGPLIDMGVHYADLIRYQLGDVVEVYGDTRLVEPVRKKQQSIGDRYEFYQQRFLAMPDEVPATAEDTSMAMMKMESGVMVSFIMGIGGHGACRSQLILGDKGCLQSYGSRGSQAIWQSADGEVRDQNAILDAVDDFELHPLLDHFFPTKNSVGDQAVDWKLIAYEQYELACAVLNDEPIEVDGIEGMKDVAAIYAICESARAGRTVTAAEIESGELYEYQAEIDAALNINT; from the coding sequence ATGGATAAACTCAAACTCGCTCTGATTGGTTGTGGCGGTATGGGGACGCGCCATTTGTATGGGTTGCGCGAACTGGCGAAGACGCCATTTAATAATATTGAATTGTGCGCTTTGTGCGATCTCAATCGAGACAATGCAGAAATGGCTGCGAGAGAGGCCGAGCAGTTGCTCGGTTCAAAACCTCCCGTATTTACGTCCATAGAAGAGATGGTGCAGGCGATTCCCGATTTGATGGCGGTCGATGTGGTCACTGATCCGTCGGTGCATCACACGGTGGTGTGTGAGGCTCTGGATCTGGGGTTGCATGTGCTGGTTGAAAAACCTATGGCTATTTCTGTCAAAGCATGCCATGCTATGAATGAGGCGGCGGAGCGCAACGGGCGAAAACTGTCGGTTGCTGAAAATTATCGGCGCGATCCTTCGGCAAGGCTGACGCGCCATTTGTTGGATACCGGGCGGATCGGAACGCCTTATATGGCGACGCTCCACGCCTTGCGCGGCGGCAATGAAATTTTTATTACGCCCTGGCGGCATTTAAAAGACCGCGGGGGACCCTTGATCGATATGGGGGTACACTATGCGGATCTGATTCGGTATCAACTCGGCGATGTGGTCGAGGTGTATGGCGATACGCGCCTGGTGGAGCCAGTGCGCAAAAAACAACAGTCTATCGGTGATCGGTATGAATTTTATCAGCAGCGTTTTCTCGCGATGCCCGATGAAGTGCCCGCTACGGCAGAAGATACGTCAATGGCGATGATGAAGATGGAAAGCGGCGTGATGGTGAGTTTTATTATGGGCATTGGGGGGCACGGCGCATGCCGCAGTCAGTTGATTTTAGGCGATAAAGGGTGTTTGCAGAGCTACGGGAGTCGCGGGAGTCAGGCGATATGGCAATCGGCAGATGGCGAGGTGAGAGATCAGAATGCGATTTTAGATGCTGTTGACGATTTTGAATTGCATCCTCTCTTAGATCATTTTTTTCCCACGAAAAACAGTGTGGGCGACCAGGCAGTGGATTGGAAATTGATCGCTTATGAACAATACGAACTCGCCTGTGCTGTTCTGAATGATGAACCGATTGAGGTCGATGGTATTGAGGGAATGAAGGATGTTGCGGCGATTTATGCGATTTGCGAGTCTGCTCGCGCAGGTCGCACTGTGACGGCAGCAGAGATCGAAAGCGGAGAGTTGTATGAATATCAGGCGGAGATCGATGCGGCGTTGAACATCAACACTTAA
- a CDS encoding cupin domain-containing protein — MVIRNWQDATPTVGHETALIWSIFRQKGSAGLSEEEAPMLAASGFTLHMMQSRKAGDYHMHDDKEQIYYFTRGHGKMKIDDEIYPVEPGDAVHLPPYTYHQLINDSDDWIEHILVTVPVG, encoded by the coding sequence ATGGTGATTCGCAATTGGCAAGATGCCACGCCCACAGTGGGCCATGAAACGGCGTTGATCTGGTCGATTTTCAGGCAGAAGGGGTCTGCTGGTTTGAGCGAGGAAGAAGCACCGATGTTGGCGGCGTCGGGATTTACCCTGCATATGATGCAGAGCCGCAAGGCGGGCGATTATCACATGCACGATGACAAAGAACAGATTTATTATTTTACGCGCGGTCATGGCAAGATGAAGATCGATGACGAGATTTATCCCGTTGAGCCAGGCGATGCCGTGCATTTACCGCCTTATACGTATCACCAGTTGATCAATGACAGCGACGATTGGATTGAACACATCCTGGTGACTGTGCCGGTGGGTTAA
- a CDS encoding alcohol dehydrogenase catalytic domain-containing protein, with translation MRAVRKLKPGPGHIALCDIPEPDIEHPDDIKIAVQLGGLCGTDLHIRHGGYGSRPPVTLCHELSGEVVKVGANVTRIKIGDRITVLPTANGACGYCRYCRASEFFFCPQRKSVGSMRDGGFAEYCVIPQNLAFPLPESVSYDTAALVEPLACCIKAVLFHAKIVPGDLVLVSGPGPIGLMCADLARLAGGRVIVCGTDRDAHRLAMAKSAEHTVDVTRENISECVRSLNSDGADIVIECAGAAASINQCLDAVRPLGTFTQVALIEHPVEVNWGKIIYKQLSINSSIAQNWPSWQRALEMVIDKTIDPSAYISHRLPLENWEQAFDGAERQEGLKYVLYP, from the coding sequence ATGCGCGCTGTACGCAAACTAAAACCCGGCCCTGGACACATCGCCTTATGCGACATTCCAGAACCGGATATCGAACACCCCGACGACATTAAAATCGCCGTTCAGCTCGGTGGACTCTGCGGCACCGATCTCCACATCCGCCACGGCGGTTATGGCTCTCGCCCACCTGTCACACTTTGCCATGAACTTTCGGGTGAAGTCGTCAAAGTCGGCGCCAATGTTACCCGCATCAAAATAGGCGATCGCATCACAGTCCTTCCCACGGCAAATGGCGCGTGTGGGTACTGTCGCTATTGTCGGGCCAGCGAATTTTTCTTTTGCCCCCAGCGCAAATCCGTTGGCAGCATGCGCGACGGCGGATTTGCCGAATACTGCGTCATCCCCCAAAACCTCGCCTTCCCGCTTCCCGAATCTGTCTCCTATGACACCGCCGCGCTTGTTGAACCCCTCGCCTGCTGCATCAAAGCCGTTCTTTTTCACGCAAAAATCGTACCCGGCGACCTGGTACTCGTTTCGGGTCCCGGTCCCATTGGTCTGATGTGTGCCGACCTCGCCAGACTCGCAGGCGGGCGCGTTATAGTCTGCGGAACAGACCGCGACGCCCATCGCCTCGCTATGGCTAAAAGTGCAGAACACACCGTGGATGTCACGCGCGAAAATATATCCGAATGTGTCCGCTCGCTCAACAGCGACGGCGCCGATATTGTCATCGAATGTGCTGGTGCTGCCGCCTCCATCAATCAATGCCTCGACGCTGTGCGTCCCCTCGGCACATTCACACAGGTAGCACTGATCGAACACCCCGTTGAAGTGAACTGGGGCAAAATCATCTACAAACAGCTCTCCATAAACAGTTCTATTGCCCAGAACTGGCCCAGTTGGCAACGCGCCCTCGAAATGGTCATCGACAAAACAATAGATCCCTCGGCATACATATCCCACAGGCTGCCACTCGAAAATTGGGAACAGGCATTTGATGGCGCAGAGCGACAAGAGGGATTAAAATACGTCCTTTACCCTTAA
- a CDS encoding CehA/McbA family metallohydrolase, with amino-acid sequence MIFSQDDATGQVTLSPEGPFVTGSYVTLTLTLTTGVDGLAEGARLRVGMPNTGWEPVVVPQLRYWDELVRGKDRKYAPFHSVNTTAEVVTQGDAVLHLETMERMLIPDEDPAEAYWRWWITATVEDGPLAGGDQIVLTYGDPRFVRRGVRIQTFPEEELTISVYVDPGDGNWVRPRGAPVELDVVSGAPARANVVVPSVITGPVPPVRIALTDACHCRPKDDPPRSLVLRDARWRQVDNIQFSGLQPVKVELENSGAVFEGVTLTDSEGEQIWGTSNPCIHSDEKNLQLFWGDLHAQSEYHVMHSQKKDARQPGWSKGISCGTPDDVYQYARDVSLLDFVAITDQGAITGVGWELLQQKAIEYYRPGEFVTFKSYEAGSPVGHRNVYFRDVAVEPPQDAGTFSYMPDFLYEYYRGRKDVMLIPHHVKTWTDWSLHDPDLEPLMEIYSCWGQSENPSMDRWDKGMTPGAGAWEALRRGYRLGMIASSDNHVGMPGRSYQHDRQAHTPFPGGLAAVWAPELTREALFDALKSRRCYGTTGARIILDFTLNDQPMGSILEVERGEVPREIYAYVRGTDAIDRVEVVQNGKVVETGTPPHRDRQDIYRLQWLDTTALEANAYYYIRVIQTDAEMGWSSPIWVERV; translated from the coding sequence ATGATTTTTTCTCAGGACGACGCGACTGGTCAAGTGACGCTTTCACCAGAGGGACCCTTTGTCACCGGCTCATATGTGACCTTGACATTAACGCTTACAACAGGCGTGGACGGCCTGGCTGAAGGTGCGCGGTTGCGTGTTGGGATGCCCAATACCGGGTGGGAGCCTGTTGTGGTGCCCCAACTCCGATACTGGGACGAATTGGTGCGGGGAAAAGATCGAAAGTACGCCCCCTTTCATTCGGTCAACACGACAGCAGAGGTGGTCACCCAGGGGGACGCTGTGCTGCACCTGGAAACGATGGAGCGCATGTTGATTCCCGATGAAGACCCGGCGGAGGCGTATTGGCGATGGTGGATCACGGCGACGGTAGAGGATGGGCCTCTGGCCGGAGGAGACCAGATTGTGTTGACTTACGGTGACCCCCGATTTGTGAGACGCGGTGTACGGATTCAAACCTTTCCGGAAGAAGAACTAACGATTTCGGTATATGTGGATCCGGGCGATGGGAATTGGGTGCGCCCCAGAGGGGCGCCGGTTGAACTGGACGTGGTGTCAGGCGCTCCTGCACGGGCCAACGTAGTAGTCCCATCAGTGATTACAGGGCCCGTACCCCCGGTGCGGATTGCCCTGACAGATGCCTGTCACTGCCGTCCGAAGGACGATCCGCCCAGGTCCCTGGTCCTGCGCGACGCGCGCTGGCGCCAGGTGGATAATATCCAATTTTCCGGATTGCAGCCGGTTAAAGTGGAACTGGAAAATTCGGGAGCCGTTTTTGAGGGCGTGACGCTGACCGATTCGGAGGGAGAACAGATATGGGGGACTTCCAATCCGTGCATTCACTCGGATGAGAAAAATTTGCAGCTTTTCTGGGGGGATCTGCACGCTCAGAGCGAATATCACGTGATGCACTCGCAAAAAAAGGACGCCCGCCAACCGGGCTGGTCCAAGGGCATTTCCTGCGGCACGCCGGACGATGTGTATCAGTACGCCCGGGATGTGTCGCTGCTCGATTTTGTGGCCATTACCGATCAGGGCGCGATTACAGGCGTGGGCTGGGAGCTTCTCCAGCAGAAGGCTATCGAGTATTACAGACCGGGAGAATTTGTGACGTTCAAGTCCTATGAGGCCGGCTCTCCAGTGGGCCATCGGAATGTGTATTTTCGGGACGTTGCGGTTGAGCCGCCTCAGGATGCCGGGACGTTCAGCTATATGCCCGATTTTCTGTACGAGTACTATCGGGGACGGAAGGATGTGATGCTGATCCCGCATCACGTCAAGACGTGGACGGATTGGTCACTTCACGATCCGGACCTGGAGCCTTTGATGGAGATCTATTCGTGCTGGGGACAATCTGAAAATCCCTCAATGGACCGGTGGGACAAGGGGATGACGCCGGGGGCTGGGGCATGGGAGGCACTGAGACGGGGTTACCGACTGGGTATGATCGCCAGCAGCGACAACCATGTGGGCATGCCGGGACGGAGCTATCAGCACGACCGACAGGCCCATACGCCTTTTCCAGGGGGACTTGCAGCGGTCTGGGCGCCCGAGTTAACACGGGAGGCGCTGTTCGATGCGCTCAAAAGCCGTCGCTGTTACGGCACTACGGGTGCTCGCATTATCCTGGACTTCACACTCAACGATCAGCCTATGGGGAGCATTCTGGAGGTCGAGAGGGGCGAGGTACCGAGAGAAATCTATGCCTACGTCCGGGGTACAGACGCGATTGATCGCGTTGAGGTCGTGCAGAACGGGAAGGTCGTTGAGACTGGAACGCCCCCCCACCGGGATAGACAGGATATCTATCGCTTGCAGTGGCTGGACACCACAGCACTTGAGGCGAATGCCTATTACTACATCCGCGTAATTCAGACCGATGCCGAGATGGGCTGGTCGTCTCCGATCTGGGTGGAGCGGGTATAG
- a CDS encoding mandelate racemase/muconate lactonizing enzyme family protein, producing the protein MKITDIKPMAIKIPREDTFGGKGVEEEQAKERTYDVQPGWRGLYSRQTETTLVKVETDCGIVGWGEGQAPIGPEVTAMVIDKVLRPILIGRDPAEWGVLKHEMYHAMNLRGHYSGFMVHGLAAVDSALWDIQGQKLGAPVVELLGGAFRDRVPVYVSGVRGNSIEEMAETARGHISDGFRALKMFLGFGIERDLKHVEGIRDAVGPNVRLMVDALWNYDTPTALQLGRHLERLGVFWFETPTSPEDIEGHAEIARELDMFVAAGETETTRYQFLNWFQARGLDIAQPDVGRCGITETRKIADLAETFNIPIALHAGICLPPSIAASIHVALAIPNLIFQEYQPLMLGLSNQFLKRPIVCEEGHFHLPEGSGLGIEMDEDALSQYVIYP; encoded by the coding sequence ATGAAAATTACCGATATCAAGCCGATGGCGATTAAAATTCCCCGGGAAGATACCTTTGGCGGAAAGGGAGTGGAAGAAGAGCAGGCGAAGGAGCGGACCTACGATGTGCAGCCGGGATGGCGCGGACTCTATTCCCGCCAGACCGAGACGACGCTGGTCAAAGTGGAGACCGACTGTGGCATTGTGGGGTGGGGAGAGGGACAGGCACCAATCGGCCCGGAGGTGACGGCGATGGTAATCGACAAGGTGCTAAGGCCGATTCTGATCGGAAGAGACCCGGCCGAGTGGGGAGTATTGAAACACGAGATGTATCACGCGATGAACCTGCGGGGACACTACTCCGGGTTTATGGTACACGGCCTTGCAGCGGTAGATTCCGCCCTGTGGGATATCCAGGGGCAGAAGCTGGGTGCGCCGGTAGTAGAACTTCTCGGCGGGGCTTTTCGGGATCGAGTACCGGTTTATGTTTCGGGGGTGCGGGGAAACTCAATTGAGGAAATGGCAGAGACGGCACGCGGGCATATATCGGACGGTTTCCGGGCACTCAAGATGTTTTTGGGCTTCGGAATTGAAAGAGATTTAAAACACGTTGAGGGAATTCGAGATGCGGTGGGGCCGAATGTCCGGCTGATGGTAGATGCACTGTGGAATTATGACACACCGACGGCCCTGCAATTGGGACGGCACCTGGAGCGGCTGGGGGTGTTCTGGTTTGAAACGCCGACCAGCCCGGAGGATATTGAAGGCCACGCGGAGATTGCTCGGGAACTGGATATGTTCGTTGCAGCCGGAGAGACCGAGACAACGCGGTACCAATTTCTCAACTGGTTTCAGGCGCGGGGGCTGGATATCGCACAGCCCGATGTGGGGCGTTGCGGAATTACGGAAACCAGGAAAATTGCCGATCTGGCCGAGACGTTCAATATCCCCATTGCGCTGCATGCAGGGATCTGTCTGCCGCCCAGTATCGCGGCTTCAATCCATGTGGCATTGGCCATTCCAAATTTGATTTTCCAGGAGTATCAACCGCTGATGCTCGGTCTTTCCAACCAGTTTTTGAAACGGCCTATCGTGTGTGAGGAGGGCCATTTCCACCTGCCCGAAGGGTCGGGGCTGGGGATTGAGATGGATGAAGATGCCCTATCTCAATATGTGATTTATCCATAA